A stretch of Enterobacter cloacae complex sp. ECNIH7 DNA encodes these proteins:
- a CDS encoding TIGR03759 family integrating conjugative element protein, with the protein MRRILMAGVLSLPLCVAASTVTTQSNQSQQTSLQASSANQVQTQQQGQQWGLSDEDWSRYQSLMKGARGIMSPGLDPLTALGVETDNSSERRRLAELWVKHEYARTEKELAFQREINTAWLRLYPETLAVNMGNAAGIAHDTQGRLALFVKESCSRCDARLAAVIADNRPVDIYLVGNDVSDEKIRSWAISHGIPVEKVRNRQITLNHDRGLWQRYGQGQMPVILQQREEGWQIAAF; encoded by the coding sequence ATGAGAAGAATTTTGATGGCAGGTGTACTTTCCTTGCCGCTGTGTGTGGCGGCATCAACAGTTACCACTCAATCGAATCAGAGTCAGCAAACATCCCTGCAGGCATCATCAGCAAACCAGGTTCAGACGCAGCAACAGGGTCAACAATGGGGGCTTTCAGATGAGGACTGGAGTCGCTATCAGTCGTTGATGAAAGGAGCCAGAGGCATTATGTCCCCTGGTCTTGATCCTCTCACTGCCCTGGGCGTCGAGACAGATAATTCATCTGAGCGCCGTCGGCTGGCTGAATTGTGGGTAAAACACGAATACGCCCGTACCGAGAAAGAACTCGCATTTCAACGAGAAATAAACACTGCCTGGCTTCGTCTTTATCCTGAAACATTGGCCGTGAATATGGGGAATGCCGCGGGTATCGCTCATGACACACAAGGAAGACTGGCGTTATTTGTCAAAGAGTCATGTTCACGCTGTGATGCTCGGCTTGCTGCTGTTATCGCCGACAACAGACCGGTAGATATTTACCTTGTCGGAAATGACGTGAGCGACGAAAAAATCAGATCATGGGCAATAAGCCATGGCATACCAGTCGAAAAAGTGCGTAATCGGCAAATTACCCTAAATCATGATCGCGGTTTGTGGCAGCGCTATGGGCAAGGTCAGATGCCAGTTATTTTGCAGCAGAGAGAAGAGGGATGGCAAATTGCCGCATTCTGA
- a CDS encoding type 4 pilus major pilin: MSAQTLPHRQHQPDRGWGILEHGTIAIGTIIVLAIVGALVWSLWGKKSVAVEVSNLQTVVTNAQQLKQAQGGYNFTSGTTMTGTLIQQGGAPKAGWTIQGTASSGTATMWNGYGGQVVLAPVASNGFNNGFSVTSQKVPQADCISITTQLGSGGAFSAITINSTDYSDGLVSAEEAGKSCSSDSGMTGNNTLVFTHNG; the protein is encoded by the coding sequence ATGTCAGCTCAGACATTACCACATCGCCAACATCAGCCTGACCGGGGCTGGGGCATTCTTGAACACGGTACCATTGCGATCGGGACGATTATCGTACTGGCTATAGTTGGTGCTCTGGTCTGGAGTCTTTGGGGGAAAAAGTCCGTTGCCGTTGAGGTTTCAAATCTCCAGACCGTCGTGACAAACGCGCAGCAGCTTAAGCAGGCGCAGGGGGGATATAACTTTACGAGCGGTACAACTATGACGGGAACGCTTATCCAGCAGGGGGGCGCACCAAAGGCTGGCTGGACTATCCAGGGAACAGCCAGTTCCGGTACCGCTACGATGTGGAACGGTTATGGTGGTCAGGTCGTTCTGGCACCTGTGGCATCGAATGGATTTAACAATGGATTTTCAGTTACATCGCAGAAAGTTCCGCAGGCAGACTGCATCTCTATCACTACTCAACTCGGTTCCGGTGGAGCATTCAGTGCTATCACCATTAACAGTACCGATTACAGTGACGGTCTGGTCAGTGCAGAAGAGGCAGGCAAATCCTGCTCATCAGACAGCGGAATGACAGGTAACAATACACTGGTCTTCACCCATAACGGCTGA
- a CDS encoding integrative conjugative element protein, RAQPRD family, which translates to MRHTTIILAMLLPVLPVLTCQASEKDELALVMRQLDQVQAGLDRARVVANQNQDARFYFDYQQATRDISTMRQGISTYLEPSRAQPTAPSTLVTGQYRAEEPSWR; encoded by the coding sequence ATGCGTCACACCACAATCATCCTGGCAATGTTATTGCCCGTTCTGCCGGTGCTGACCTGCCAGGCGTCAGAAAAAGATGAGCTGGCACTCGTGATGCGCCAGCTGGATCAGGTTCAGGCTGGCCTTGATCGCGCCCGCGTCGTAGCCAATCAGAATCAGGACGCTCGCTTTTATTTCGACTATCAGCAGGCAACCCGTGACATCTCAACGATGAGGCAGGGCATATCCACTTATCTCGAGCCGTCGCGCGCGCAGCCAACAGCACCCTCCACTTTAGTCACCGGGCAGTACCGTGCTGAGGAGCCCTCATGGCGATGA
- a CDS encoding prepilin peptidase, with protein MTLLTLSMPWATVIIIFPLCLSLFSFMRSLVRLSLMILDDDQEWFAVFFAPASTGFIWLYATAATGMMLSPVPLLERLMSLLFCLFLFRLTLTDAFTGFLPRELTIRCLIAGLVSALIAPGFIGHFLTATTALVIFGVWRYVTFRIHARECLGLGDVWLAGAIAAWLGGREGLNALLIGVVLFVLWQISVRRITEGGPMGPWLCAGAISVTLFKLYQPLITW; from the coding sequence GTGACACTGCTGACGCTGAGTATGCCCTGGGCAACTGTCATTATCATTTTTCCTCTATGCCTCAGCTTATTCAGTTTTATGAGGAGCCTGGTTCGTCTCAGCCTGATGATATTGGATGATGATCAGGAATGGTTTGCTGTTTTTTTCGCCCCTGCATCCACCGGCTTCATCTGGCTTTACGCTACAGCGGCAACTGGCATGATGCTGTCCCCTGTGCCGCTACTGGAGCGACTGATGTCTCTGTTGTTCTGCCTCTTTCTTTTCAGGTTGACGCTTACCGATGCGTTCACAGGATTTCTGCCTCGAGAATTGACGATAAGGTGTCTTATTGCCGGTCTTGTTTCCGCTCTTATCGCTCCCGGCTTTATAGGGCACTTCCTCACAGCTACCACTGCGCTGGTGATTTTTGGCGTCTGGCGTTATGTCACCTTTAGGATTCATGCCCGTGAGTGTCTGGGGCTTGGCGATGTCTGGTTGGCCGGTGCTATTGCGGCCTGGTTGGGAGGGCGAGAGGGGCTTAATGCTCTGCTGATCGGCGTGGTGCTCTTTGTGCTCTGGCAGATATCTGTTCGTCGCATAACTGAAGGAGGGCCGATGGGACCCTGGCTGTGCGCCGGCGCGATTTCTGTGACCCTGTTTAAATTGTATCAACCGCTTATTACATGGTGA
- a CDS encoding restriction endonuclease, with product MTTVVFILLAFISLTAFWLRCNTRSARVRRHQRNRQTANRVLLKLPELKAGQQVLYLRKINPYVFEEMILTAIERRGIPVRRNPSYSGDGGIDGQFWIGQERWLVQAKRFASAVRPEHVRQFGELVRQEKCRGLFVHTGRTGFISFKYFSDYPEILLISGSSLLLLLSGESVEHVLRPLKKR from the coding sequence ATGACCACAGTGGTTTTCATATTATTGGCTTTCATTTCACTCACAGCTTTTTGGCTGCGGTGTAATACAAGAAGTGCCCGTGTCCGCAGACATCAGCGTAATCGACAGACGGCTAACAGGGTGTTGCTAAAACTGCCTGAGCTGAAAGCGGGGCAGCAGGTTTTATATTTACGGAAGATTAATCCCTATGTTTTCGAGGAGATGATTCTGACCGCCATAGAGCGGCGAGGAATACCGGTCAGGCGTAATCCGAGTTACAGCGGTGATGGTGGTATTGATGGTCAGTTCTGGATTGGTCAGGAAAGGTGGCTTGTCCAGGCTAAACGATTTGCCAGTGCTGTTCGTCCTGAACATGTCCGCCAGTTTGGTGAGTTAGTCCGACAAGAAAAATGCAGAGGTCTGTTTGTACACACAGGACGAACAGGTTTTATCAGTTTTAAGTATTTCAGTGATTACCCGGAAATTTTGCTCATAAGCGGGTCTTCCCTTTTGCTACTGCTGTCTGGTGAATCCGTTGAACATGTTCTCCGGCCATTAAAAAAGAGGTAA
- a CDS encoding TIGR03747 family integrating conjugative element membrane protein has protein sequence MSQHDRDTANRSSPSRQKQSGPFGMLLWDLPVSLIGILLGSLLVSLLIEYACIAILWPDEGASHSYRVMVAESHWLSEGYTRSLLMAAPVETISRWVHTAWNWLFVDSGFSHWLQSFRETGQKGTGVIPTINRFGDSLIGWLGEYLQATLWVTLIFFIRVMILFLSLPLFGLVIITGIVEGLVRRDLRRYGAGYESSFVYHHAKRFIKPALYGPCMLYLAWPTAVWPNLLLLPSALLLGGVLAIVTASFKKYL, from the coding sequence ATGTCTCAGCATGACAGAGATACTGCCAATCGCAGTTCGCCATCCCGACAGAAACAATCCGGACCATTCGGCATGTTGCTCTGGGATTTGCCTGTCAGTTTAATTGGCATTCTGCTGGGGTCGCTTCTGGTTAGCCTGCTGATCGAATATGCCTGCATTGCCATACTCTGGCCTGACGAAGGTGCTTCACATAGCTACCGGGTGATGGTTGCAGAAAGCCACTGGTTGTCGGAAGGGTACACGCGGAGTTTACTGATGGCAGCGCCGGTTGAGACGATTTCGCGGTGGGTACATACCGCCTGGAACTGGTTGTTTGTCGATAGCGGATTCAGCCATTGGCTTCAATCATTCAGGGAAACTGGTCAGAAGGGGACTGGAGTTATCCCAACGATAAACCGGTTCGGTGACTCACTAATCGGCTGGCTTGGGGAGTACCTGCAAGCTACGCTCTGGGTAACTCTGATTTTCTTCATCAGGGTGATGATCCTTTTTCTGAGTCTGCCGCTGTTCGGCCTGGTGATTATCACCGGCATAGTTGAAGGGCTGGTCCGTCGAGATTTGCGTCGTTACGGAGCTGGATATGAATCGAGCTTTGTCTACCATCACGCCAAACGTTTTATTAAACCCGCACTTTACGGCCCCTGCATGTTGTATCTGGCCTGGCCGACTGCTGTCTGGCCAAATCTCCTGTTGCTGCCATCAGCATTATTACTTGGCGGTGTTCTGGCCATCGTCACGGCGTCCTTTAAAAAATACCTATAG
- the traD gene encoding type IV conjugative transfer system coupling protein TraD, whose translation MSDKYVMESLLRPAVELYSAAAAGSATFICLTAPWAVALAPSVSWVTAAGFGVLALKRTSEGMKILRYRQNIRRLPRYVLTSEQIPVSQRHLFLGKGFQWSPRHTQRLLEARRPECEVYVQPSVIYRLARDLEKKMEYSLPWLCRLTRTDSALNPFRPLPPVGGSPIYHGVELDETTVTYDLGERVGHTLVIGTTRVGKTRLAELLITQDIRRKNAAGEHEVVIVFDPKGDADLLRRMYAEAHRAGRQDNFWVFHLGWPDISARYNAVGRFSRISEVASRVAGQLSGEGNSAAFREFAWRFVNIITRALVALGQRPDYGLILRYVTNIGELYETYVENMLSEKAPQLLSTVEALLGSGISEKDLPRHMQGRPNGMNIWAIEQVLASEEGKKLWDPVLDGLRSAVQYDRTYFDKIVASLLPLLEKLTTGKTAALLAPDYTDLNDPRPILDWHNIIKSRGVVYIGLDALSDPVVAAAVGNSMFADLVSEGGHIYKFGLGDEDGRKSSKVAINLHCDEFNELMGDEFIPLINKGGGAGFQVTAYTQTLSDIEARIGSSAKANQVVGNFNSLIMLRVREKNTAMLLTDQLPEVDVYQKTLTSGVTDVSRPGEGTDFNSNVQDQVSLVKVPMLNPSDVINLPKGQAFALLEGGRLWKIRMPLPADNDDPYMPASLKQLADNMEQNYRTGESWWTGGDAAYSGGQNVSA comes from the coding sequence ATGAGCGACAAGTACGTGATGGAATCCCTCCTTCGCCCGGCGGTTGAACTGTATTCCGCTGCGGCGGCGGGTAGCGCAACCTTTATTTGCCTTACGGCCCCTTGGGCTGTCGCGCTCGCACCATCGGTCAGTTGGGTGACCGCCGCGGGGTTTGGTGTACTGGCGCTGAAGCGTACATCTGAGGGGATGAAAATACTCCGTTACCGCCAAAACATTCGCCGTTTGCCCCGATATGTACTGACCAGCGAGCAGATCCCCGTCAGCCAGCGGCACTTGTTCCTTGGCAAGGGCTTCCAGTGGTCTCCCCGCCATACGCAGCGTCTTCTGGAAGCGAGGCGTCCGGAGTGTGAGGTCTACGTACAACCTTCTGTTATTTATCGCCTGGCACGCGATCTGGAAAAAAAGATGGAGTACAGCTTGCCGTGGTTGTGCAGGCTGACACGAACTGATTCGGCGCTCAACCCGTTTCGCCCGTTGCCTCCTGTAGGAGGAAGCCCCATTTACCATGGTGTGGAACTGGATGAAACTACGGTCACCTATGATCTCGGAGAACGTGTAGGGCATACACTGGTTATCGGCACCACACGAGTCGGTAAAACCCGGCTTGCTGAGTTACTTATCACACAGGATATTCGCCGTAAAAACGCTGCAGGCGAGCATGAAGTTGTCATCGTGTTTGACCCGAAAGGAGATGCCGATCTGTTGAGGCGAATGTATGCCGAGGCACACCGTGCTGGTCGTCAGGATAACTTCTGGGTGTTCCACCTCGGATGGCCAGATATAAGCGCTCGCTACAATGCCGTTGGACGGTTCAGCCGTATCTCGGAAGTAGCATCACGTGTTGCAGGACAGCTCTCCGGAGAGGGCAATTCTGCTGCATTTCGGGAATTTGCTTGGCGATTTGTCAATATTATTACCCGTGCGCTGGTCGCACTTGGCCAGCGTCCTGATTACGGTCTCATACTGCGTTACGTGACAAACATAGGTGAACTGTACGAAACCTATGTTGAGAATATGCTGAGTGAAAAGGCACCACAGTTGCTGAGTACAGTCGAAGCGCTGTTAGGTAGCGGTATAAGCGAGAAGGATCTGCCGCGTCACATGCAGGGCAGGCCTAATGGCATGAATATCTGGGCTATTGAGCAGGTACTGGCCAGCGAAGAAGGAAAAAAACTGTGGGACCCGGTGCTGGATGGGCTACGTAGCGCTGTGCAATATGATCGAACGTATTTCGACAAAATTGTTGCGTCACTGCTGCCGCTGCTTGAAAAGCTTACAACTGGTAAAACGGCCGCATTGCTGGCACCTGACTATACGGACCTGAACGATCCGAGACCGATCCTGGACTGGCATAACATTATAAAATCGCGCGGCGTGGTTTATATCGGCCTCGATGCACTATCCGACCCTGTTGTCGCAGCAGCAGTCGGCAACAGCATGTTCGCTGATCTCGTTTCCGAAGGTGGACACATCTATAAATTCGGTCTCGGTGATGAGGATGGCAGAAAAAGTTCGAAAGTGGCGATAAATCTTCACTGTGACGAGTTTAACGAGTTAATGGGTGATGAGTTTATTCCTCTCATCAACAAAGGGGGTGGTGCGGGCTTCCAGGTGACTGCATATACGCAGACTCTTTCGGACATCGAGGCCCGTATAGGCAGCAGTGCTAAAGCGAATCAGGTAGTGGGGAACTTCAACTCATTGATAATGCTCCGTGTGCGTGAAAAAAACACTGCCATGCTCCTGACCGACCAATTACCGGAAGTTGACGTCTACCAGAAAACCCTTACATCGGGTGTCACTGACGTATCCCGGCCGGGAGAGGGTACTGATTTTAACAGTAACGTTCAGGACCAGGTCAGTCTGGTTAAAGTCCCGATGCTCAACCCTTCAGACGTTATCAACCTGCCGAAAGGGCAGGCATTTGCCCTGCTTGAAGGAGGGCGCCTGTGGAAAATCAGGATGCCGTTGCCGGCTGATAACGACGATCCTTACATGCCCGCGAGCCTGAAGCAGCTGGCTGACAACATGGAGCAGAATTACCGAACTGGAGAATCCTGGTGGACAGGCGGTGATGCGGCATATTCGGGGGGGCAAAATGTCTCAGCATGA
- the pilV gene encoding shufflon system plasmid conjugative transfer pilus tip adhesin PilV: MPVFTYKTTDRGWAILSTGASLIILLVVSVWGFTLISDWMQKRTWLNTASQVSRFTQAVKSYTGRYYDTLLSSATTTTPVTVTPAMLKNTGFLEQGFSETTVDGQAYLAAVVRNATNTDQLQALVYTQNGAALPFLALRQISMDITSGMGGYIWTSGTATGAMGSWTIPLSQFGISTTQGHIAALLTTDELGAARGENDRLYRFSVTGKPDLNTMHTSIDMGGNNLNNAGTINAVTGNFSGDVAATGNITANGTVTGQNVTAGSNVTAGNTITANNDIRSNNGWFITRGSKGWLNETYGGGFYMSDNDWVRVINNKNIYTSGQVRGGSVRADGRLSTGEVLQLDGVNTAGAVCSPNGLVSRDATGAILSCQSGVWTAASKIKMQTVFGETTCANKAVASAYCPSGTVAIGGSYALKSWSDGSNHNSPDSMVLDPVNDRFYIVLPNNSKGAACFQAIANCATN; the protein is encoded by the coding sequence ATGCCTGTGTTCACATATAAAACGACTGACCGGGGCTGGGCTATCCTCAGCACTGGTGCTTCATTGATTATTCTCCTGGTGGTCAGCGTCTGGGGCTTTACCCTTATCAGTGACTGGATGCAAAAACGGACCTGGCTGAATACCGCGTCACAGGTATCTCGCTTTACACAAGCTGTGAAGAGCTACACTGGCCGTTATTACGATACTTTGCTTTCAAGTGCCACCACCACGACCCCGGTTACGGTTACACCCGCTATGCTGAAAAACACCGGATTTCTGGAGCAGGGGTTCAGCGAGACGACAGTAGACGGACAGGCTTATCTGGCTGCTGTTGTTCGTAATGCCACTAATACAGATCAGCTGCAGGCACTGGTTTACACTCAAAACGGCGCGGCACTGCCTTTTCTCGCACTGCGCCAGATATCAATGGATATCACCTCGGGTATGGGCGGCTATATATGGACATCAGGTACTGCTACCGGCGCTATGGGCAGCTGGACTATTCCTCTTTCACAGTTTGGGATAAGTACAACTCAGGGACATATTGCGGCTTTACTGACCACAGATGAACTGGGCGCTGCTCGCGGTGAAAATGATCGCCTTTATCGTTTTTCGGTAACCGGCAAGCCAGACCTCAACACGATGCATACCAGTATTGATATGGGAGGTAACAATCTTAATAACGCAGGCACGATTAATGCCGTAACGGGTAATTTCAGTGGCGATGTGGCGGCCACTGGAAATATAACTGCGAATGGAACTGTTACAGGACAGAATGTTACTGCCGGTTCAAACGTCACCGCAGGAAATACAATAACGGCTAACAACGACATACGTTCAAATAATGGCTGGTTCATAACTCGAGGGAGTAAGGGATGGCTAAATGAAACGTATGGCGGCGGTTTTTATATGTCAGATAATGACTGGGTTCGAGTCATAAATAATAAGAATATTTACACAAGCGGTCAGGTTCGTGGCGGAAGTGTGCGGGCTGATGGAAGACTTTCTACAGGAGAAGTTTTGCAGCTCGACGGAGTCAATACTGCTGGCGCAGTTTGTTCACCAAACGGCCTTGTAAGCCGCGACGCCACTGGAGCCATACTTTCCTGTCAATCCGGTGTGTGGACAGCCGCATCAAAAATCAAAATGCAAACCGTTTTTGGCGAAACCACCTGCGCCAACAAAGCGGTTGCATCTGCTTATTGTCCGTCAGGTACAGTGGCAATAGGTGGTTCTTATGCTTTAAAAAGTTGGTCTGATGGTTCCAACCATAACTCACCCGACTCAATGGTTCTTGATCCTGTAAATGACCGGTTTTACATCGTTTTACCGAACAATTCGAAAGGTGCAGCGTGCTTCCAGGCTATAGCAAACTGCGCCACTAATTAG
- a CDS encoding site-specific integrase produces MQLRQRIKKMELGVALDKYYGCASVQKRGHLQEFYRINVIKRSALARRYMHEITSVDIAEYRDQRLSEVSGKTGRTNSPASVRLELALLSALYNLARIEWGTCTHNPVEHVRKPPASKGRTRRLTSQEERKIGRALAKRNIELAAIFHLALETAMRQGEILSLRWENIDLHIGIAHLPLTKNGSVRDVPLSFKARKVLREYSGPLSGPVFSYTSNGFKSAWREVIQALGIVDLHFHDLRHEAISRLFELGTLNVMEIAAISGHKSLTMLKRYTHLRATQLVSKLDIRKRQAQKLAAIFVPYPAELESSNNGIVLRFPDLEHPSLEAQTKEDVIQKASFELLRIQALAARSGERLPPPGNIKANDPTRVLINPL; encoded by the coding sequence ATGCAACTCAGACAGCGAATTAAGAAAATGGAGCTGGGTGTAGCTCTTGATAAATATTACGGTTGTGCATCTGTGCAAAAGCGGGGCCATCTGCAGGAGTTTTATCGGATAAATGTTATAAAGCGTTCAGCTCTTGCCAGGCGATACATGCATGAGATTACTTCGGTTGATATTGCAGAATACCGTGATCAGCGACTCTCTGAAGTAAGTGGTAAAACGGGGCGAACTAATAGCCCTGCAAGTGTCCGACTTGAACTTGCGTTGCTATCTGCCCTTTATAACCTTGCTCGAATTGAATGGGGAACATGTACTCATAACCCTGTTGAGCATGTACGAAAACCACCGGCCTCCAAAGGGCGAACCCGAAGATTGACATCTCAGGAGGAGCGAAAGATTGGCAGGGCGCTGGCAAAACGAAATATCGAGTTGGCAGCCATTTTTCATTTGGCCCTTGAAACGGCTATGCGTCAGGGGGAGATCCTCTCACTTCGCTGGGAGAATATCGACCTGCACATTGGCATCGCTCATTTGCCTCTCACTAAAAATGGGAGCGTAAGGGATGTTCCGTTGTCTTTTAAAGCCAGAAAGGTATTAAGAGAGTATTCCGGCCCTCTATCCGGACCTGTTTTCAGTTATACATCCAATGGGTTTAAAAGCGCCTGGCGAGAAGTTATACAGGCTTTAGGCATTGTCGATTTGCATTTTCATGATCTACGACACGAAGCTATAAGCCGTCTCTTTGAGCTCGGAACACTGAATGTTATGGAAATTGCAGCGATATCAGGACACAAGAGCCTGACGATGCTAAAACGCTATACCCACCTTCGTGCGACGCAGCTGGTTAGTAAACTCGATATACGTAAACGACAGGCGCAGAAACTGGCGGCGATCTTTGTTCCGTATCCTGCTGAACTTGAGAGCAGCAATAACGGTATTGTTTTACGCTTCCCTGATCTTGAACATCCTTCACTTGAAGCGCAAACAAAGGAAGACGTTATCCAGAAAGCCTCTTTTGAGCTTCTCAGAATTCAGGCTCTTGCTGCTCGTTCTGGAGAACGACTCCCCCCACCAGGCAATATCAAAGCCAATGACCCAACTCGTGTGCTTATTAATCCGCTCTGA
- a CDS encoding lytic transglycosylase domain-containing protein, which yields MLRLSAFLLLILVCPRVDAFCFESAGAKYHIDPLLVKAIAIGESSLRPDVTNINRDKKTGQALSTDYGLMQVNSSHIASLIAQGYIRSSQDLLNRPCLNVQIGTWILAKHFQVCGISWNCLGSYNAGFRKDRHETRESYANRIYAIYRRLLLNERGIKL from the coding sequence ATGCTGCGCCTGTCCGCTTTTCTGCTGCTGATTTTGGTTTGCCCACGGGTGGATGCATTCTGCTTTGAATCGGCGGGCGCTAAATACCACATTGACCCGCTACTGGTTAAGGCAATAGCCATAGGTGAAAGCAGCCTGCGACCGGATGTCACAAATATTAATCGTGACAAAAAGACCGGGCAGGCACTCAGTACCGATTATGGACTGATGCAGGTTAATTCATCGCATATCGCTTCGCTGATAGCGCAGGGTTACATTCGCAGCTCACAGGACCTCCTGAACCGTCCGTGCCTCAACGTTCAGATAGGTACCTGGATACTGGCGAAGCATTTTCAGGTATGCGGCATAAGCTGGAACTGTCTTGGCTCTTATAACGCAGGTTTTCGTAAGGACCGGCACGAAACTCGCGAGTCCTATGCCAACCGGATTTATGCCATTTATCGTCGGCTTTTACTTAATGAACGGGGAATAAAACTGTGA
- a CDS encoding transglycosylase SLT domain-containing protein, with the protein MANCRILKLACCLWFVSTGCLAVVNVNSSVQVVPQAYRVIAAAERVPAESLYSLAMAESTRKTAWGSKPWPWTINVAGKGYHFETREEAFAALLGFMQRYPLKRIDVGVAQVNLGWNGHLFPSFRDAFDPYTNLRAAARILRACYDAQPGSWIKAAGCYHHPAGGKPAAKYMAIVRRKLSQIAPDIKVPEGGPVALASHSLTWVEPQ; encoded by the coding sequence ATGGCAAATTGCCGCATTCTGAAACTGGCTTGCTGTTTATGGTTTGTCAGCACTGGTTGCCTGGCGGTCGTGAATGTAAATAGCAGTGTTCAGGTAGTTCCGCAGGCTTATCGGGTCATTGCTGCTGCCGAGCGCGTTCCGGCAGAATCGCTTTACTCGCTGGCGATGGCCGAAAGCACCCGTAAAACCGCATGGGGGTCTAAACCATGGCCCTGGACTATTAATGTAGCAGGGAAAGGATACCACTTTGAAACCCGCGAGGAGGCCTTTGCGGCACTTCTTGGATTTATGCAGCGCTACCCTCTCAAGCGTATCGATGTCGGTGTAGCCCAGGTCAATCTTGGGTGGAACGGGCATCTTTTCCCATCCTTTCGTGATGCTTTTGATCCCTACACAAATCTTCGTGCAGCGGCCCGAATTCTCCGTGCCTGCTATGACGCTCAGCCTGGAAGCTGGATTAAAGCTGCTGGCTGTTATCACCACCCGGCCGGTGGTAAGCCGGCAGCAAAATATATGGCTATCGTACGCCGCAAGCTAAGTCAGATCGCACCTGATATTAAGGTCCCTGAAGGGGGGCCGGTTGCTCTGGCCAGTCACTCATTAACCTGGGTTGAACCTCAATGA
- a CDS encoding integrating conjugative element protein, whose translation MKKNIDKYFNGIFCVSLLTAAFSCFASLTVVGDLGGESTRPLFEAINSGEESHLSDVSSLPEPPSSLSISDMLPVNTPEMTPGKVTSRPLQLPGLPPVFVIGDDDISRAWLRQRGAELKGMGATGMVVNVTTESALNTLRGLLPGTEMVPVRGGDLAQRLKLTHYPVLITADGLAQ comes from the coding sequence ATGAAAAAAAATATCGATAAATATTTCAATGGCATCTTTTGTGTATCACTGCTTACAGCAGCGTTTAGTTGTTTTGCTTCGCTGACAGTGGTCGGGGATCTGGGCGGGGAGTCAACCAGACCATTATTCGAGGCGATTAATTCAGGTGAGGAGTCGCATTTGTCCGATGTTTCTTCCTTGCCTGAACCACCGTCATCGCTGTCTATTTCCGATATGTTGCCCGTTAATACACCGGAAATGACACCCGGAAAGGTGACGTCTCGCCCTCTGCAGTTACCCGGTTTGCCCCCTGTTTTTGTGATTGGCGATGATGATATTTCCCGAGCCTGGCTGCGGCAGCGTGGTGCTGAACTGAAAGGGATGGGCGCCACAGGAATGGTAGTGAATGTTACGACTGAAAGTGCGCTCAACACGCTTAGAGGACTCTTGCCAGGTACTGAGATGGTCCCTGTTCGCGGCGGTGATTTGGCACAGCGATTGAAACTGACGCATTACCCTGTCCTGATTACCGCTGATGGATTAGCGCAATGA